A portion of the Deinococcus peraridilitoris DSM 19664 genome contains these proteins:
- a CDS encoding ABC transporter permease → MRGHFIWKVAYKELVSTLRDRRTLVSTIVMPLIFIPLFTIAFPLLLSRTFGGEQERRQTVGVVGLASLPEGLRERLTRSERAPDGSVLRSGVDLVDVREPLQAVQSGKAQAVLELPARLPGGAGEGQATVKLYSKSSDQRIQAGAAQKVRDALRDYNDTLVRAKLRELSFDETFLAPLRVEAVDAATTQERSGGPLGFIIPYFLLQFILAGAMATAIDSTAGEKERGTLEVLLVSPVRRSEVVVGKLLATTLFAMASAVFGVAGFALAGPLGRLVLPEQVAGEAFASALGGTLAVGAGELLILLAVAVSAALLISAILLSIAVFARSYKEAQTYLTPIAIVLIIPLFMLQFSDFLTKTPLLYAIPLVNGALVILDIIKGALLPANAVTAIVSNLVYTVLFTLLALRSFSREQVIFRN, encoded by the coding sequence ATGCGCGGCCACTTCATCTGGAAAGTCGCCTACAAGGAACTGGTCTCTACCCTGCGCGACCGGCGCACTCTGGTCAGCACCATCGTGATGCCCCTGATTTTTATTCCGCTGTTCACCATCGCGTTTCCGTTGCTGCTGTCGCGCACCTTCGGGGGTGAGCAGGAACGGCGCCAAACGGTGGGGGTCGTTGGACTGGCCAGTTTGCCCGAAGGGTTGCGTGAACGCCTGACCCGCAGCGAGCGTGCACCGGACGGAAGCGTTTTGCGCTCGGGGGTTGACCTTGTGGACGTACGCGAACCACTGCAGGCCGTGCAGAGCGGAAAGGCGCAGGCGGTTCTCGAGTTGCCCGCCCGGTTGCCCGGCGGGGCAGGTGAAGGCCAGGCGACCGTGAAGCTCTACAGCAAGTCCAGCGATCAGCGGATTCAGGCCGGGGCGGCGCAGAAGGTGCGTGACGCCCTGCGTGATTACAACGACACGCTCGTACGGGCGAAACTGCGCGAGCTGAGTTTCGACGAAACCTTTCTGGCACCCCTGCGCGTCGAAGCGGTCGACGCGGCCACGACACAGGAACGTTCGGGTGGACCGCTCGGCTTCATCATTCCGTACTTCCTGCTGCAGTTCATTCTGGCGGGCGCCATGGCCACGGCCATCGACTCGACTGCCGGAGAAAAGGAGCGTGGCACGCTGGAAGTACTGCTGGTCTCGCCGGTGCGGCGCTCGGAGGTGGTGGTGGGCAAACTGCTGGCCACAACACTCTTTGCCATGGCGAGCGCCGTTTTCGGGGTGGCGGGCTTCGCGCTGGCGGGGCCGCTGGGTCGCCTGGTGCTGCCCGAGCAGGTGGCTGGAGAGGCGTTCGCGAGCGCCCTGGGGGGAACCCTCGCCGTCGGGGCGGGTGAGCTGCTGATTCTGCTGGCCGTGGCGGTCAGTGCGGCCCTGCTGATTTCGGCGATCCTGCTGTCGATTGCTGTCTTCGCCCGCTCGTACAAGGAGGCACAGACGTACCTCACGCCCATTGCCATCGTGCTGATCATTCCGCTGTTCATGCTGCAGTTTTCGGACTTCCTCACCAAGACGCCCCTGCTGTACGCCATCCCGCTGGTCAACGGCGCGCTGGTGATTCTGGACATCATCAAGGGCGCATTGCTGCCCGCGAACGCCGTCACCGCGATCGTGTCGAATCTGGTGTACACCGTGCTCTTTACCTTGTTGGCCCTGCGGTCGTTCAGCCGCGAGCAGGTGATCTTCCGCAACTGA
- a CDS encoding ABC transporter ATP-binding protein translates to MLHIEHLSKRYGSFHALRDVSFQAGEGQVFGLLGPNGAGKTTLLRILATLLSPTAGSARVAGYDVRRDAERVRGLIGVVNGGMGLYDRLTGREILRYFGGFYGLSDARTDRRIDELDGLLDLGETLGRRSGDFSTGMKQKIVIARAVLHDPQVLILDEAASGLDVLARRSLLDFVLRYRAPGKLVLYSTHVMAEVEEVADRLAIIEGGELLTVDTVGGLLRSTAQPSLERAFFSLLQDRARQERRAPQSVA, encoded by the coding sequence ATGCTGCACATCGAACATCTGAGCAAGCGCTACGGCTCGTTTCATGCGTTGCGCGACGTGAGTTTTCAGGCCGGGGAAGGACAGGTCTTTGGTCTGCTGGGCCCCAACGGTGCAGGAAAGACCACGCTGCTGCGCATCCTGGCCACCCTGCTCTCGCCCACCGCCGGAAGCGCGCGGGTGGCAGGGTACGACGTGCGCCGCGACGCCGAACGGGTGAGAGGACTGATCGGGGTGGTGAACGGCGGTATGGGGCTGTACGACCGCCTGACGGGCCGCGAGATCCTGCGCTACTTCGGCGGATTTTATGGCCTCAGCGACGCCCGCACGGATCGGCGCATCGACGAGCTCGACGGTCTGCTCGACCTCGGCGAGACCCTGGGGCGTCGCAGCGGCGACTTCTCGACGGGCATGAAGCAGAAAATCGTCATCGCCCGCGCGGTGCTGCACGATCCGCAGGTCCTGATTCTCGACGAGGCCGCCAGCGGTCTCGACGTGCTGGCGCGCCGCTCTCTGCTCGATTTCGTGCTGCGTTACCGGGCGCCCGGCAAGCTGGTCCTGTACAGCACGCACGTCATGGCCGAAGTCGAGGAAGTGGCCGACCGGCTGGCCATCATCGAAGGCGGAGAACTGCTGACCGTGGATACGGTCGGGGGGCTGCTTCGCTCAACCGCGCAACCCAGCCTGGAGCGCGCCTTTTTTTCGCTGCTGCAAGACCGGGCCCGACAGGAACGGCGCGCTCCACAGAGTGTGGCCTGA
- a CDS encoding DivIVA domain-containing protein: MKDPMKFTPLDIRHQEFSGALSGYARRKVRAFLTELSDHVEELLREQQLLHERLAEQERRLEEYRHSEDELKRTLVAAERITTEMRASAQKEVELMLREAEADRERVFTDARLGQQHLEQQFQARHAELEHAYQVRQAELEQQYRNRASAIEQEAMARRSELENSLSRLRAERAQFLAQYRALLQGFGELARHHEAELSSANETRGRLELGEAAPSAAALGAGEDPGAMSDLDPDGTADEPSTVPTFSHQL; the protein is encoded by the coding sequence ATGAAGGACCCGATGAAGTTTACGCCGCTTGACATCCGACATCAGGAATTCTCCGGGGCACTTTCCGGCTACGCGCGGCGTAAGGTCCGGGCCTTTCTGACCGAACTCTCCGACCATGTCGAGGAGCTGCTCCGCGAACAGCAACTGTTGCACGAGCGACTTGCCGAACAGGAGCGGCGCCTGGAGGAGTACCGCCACAGCGAGGACGAACTCAAGCGGACCCTGGTGGCCGCCGAACGGATCACCACCGAAATGCGTGCCAGCGCGCAGAAGGAAGTCGAGCTGATGCTGCGCGAAGCCGAAGCCGACCGGGAGCGCGTCTTTACCGACGCGCGTCTCGGGCAGCAGCACCTCGAGCAGCAGTTCCAGGCCCGCCATGCCGAGCTGGAGCATGCCTACCAGGTGCGGCAGGCTGAACTGGAACAGCAGTACCGCAACCGTGCGAGCGCTATCGAACAGGAAGCCATGGCGCGCCGCAGCGAACTGGAAAACAGCCTCTCGCGTCTGCGCGCCGAACGCGCCCAGTTCCTCGCGCAGTACCGTGCGCTGCTGCAGGGCTTTGGGGAACTCGCCCGTCACCACGAGGCCGAGCTGAGTTCGGCCAACGAAACGCGGGGCCGTCTTGAACTGGGAGAGGCGGCGCCCAGTGCGGCCGCACTGGGCGCCGGGGAAGACCCGGGCGCGATGTCCGACCTCGATCCGGACGGCACGGCAGACGAACCCTCCACCGTACCCACGTTCTCGCATCAGCTGTAA
- a CDS encoding YggS family pyridoxal phosphate-dependent enzyme, which translates to MGLPEVLAHIRAAEAGAGRSPGSVRLVAVTKGHGAPEIRECVLSHGTFALGESKGQELRDKRAELGLLGLHPQWHFIGALQTNKLKYLQGVSLVHSLTRRDHAAELARLGDRWGDVPDVLLQVHNGEAQKQGVAPGELRAVYHEVSQLGLRVRGLMVMAPEGDRQAAHRIFRDTAARAHELGLSELSMGMSDDYAEAIGCGATLVRVGRALFMKDTAQSRTVQ; encoded by the coding sequence ATGGGACTTCCAGAAGTATTGGCGCACATCCGGGCAGCCGAGGCCGGGGCTGGCCGATCGCCGGGAAGCGTACGGCTCGTGGCGGTGACCAAGGGCCACGGCGCGCCGGAAATTCGGGAATGCGTGCTGTCACATGGCACCTTCGCGCTGGGGGAAAGCAAGGGCCAGGAACTGCGCGACAAGCGCGCCGAACTGGGCCTTCTTGGCCTTCATCCACAGTGGCACTTTATCGGCGCGTTGCAGACCAACAAGCTGAAGTACCTGCAAGGTGTTTCACTGGTGCACTCGCTCACCCGCCGCGATCACGCCGCCGAACTGGCCCGCCTGGGCGACAGGTGGGGAGACGTTCCGGACGTGCTGCTGCAGGTGCACAACGGCGAGGCACAGAAACAGGGCGTGGCGCCGGGCGAGCTTCGCGCGGTATACCATGAGGTGTCGCAACTGGGTCTGCGCGTGCGAGGACTGATGGTCATGGCGCCCGAGGGTGACCGGCAAGCGGCGCACCGCATTTTTCGTGATACCGCCGCGCGCGCCCATGAACTGGGACTTTCCGAACTCAGCATGGGAATGAGTGACGACTACGCCGAAGCCATCGGTTGCGGCGCCACCCTGGTGAGGGTGGGGAGGGCTCTGTTCATGAAGGACACAGCGCAATCAAGGACCGTGCAATGA